In Acidobacteriota bacterium, the genomic window CGTCGTCGAGATCCACCTGATCGGGTCGACGCGAGAGGTTCCCGCCGAGCCGTTCGAGGCGATGCCCGGCGTGCGGCGCGTGGTCCGCGTCTCCACCAAGTACCGCGTGATCGGCCGGCACGGCGACGGCGACCCGGAGGGGTTCGAGTACAACGGCGTGAGGATCGGCCCCGACCGGCTCCAGGTCTTCGCCGGCCTGTGCGCGGTGGACACGCCGGAGCATGTCGAAGCGATGATGGCGGCCCTCGAGGCGAACGGTGTGGTCACCACCCGCATGGGGGCCTACAAGCCGCGCACGAGCCCCTACGACTTCCAGGGCCTGGGCGCCGCCTGCCTGCCGTGGGTCTTCGAAGCGGCGGGTCGGCACGGGGTGCGGGTGATCGCGATGGAGGTGACCCGGGCGCGGCACATCGAGGAGATCCGCGAAGCGCTCGAACGGACCGGCCATCCCACCGGTGTCATGCTCCAGATCGGCACCCGGAACGCTCAGAACTTCGAGCTCCTGAAGGCCGTGGGTCAGGCCCAGGAGTTCCCCGTCCTGTTCAAGCGGGGCATGGGGATCACGCTGGAGGAGTCCCTCAACGCCTGCGAGTACATCGCCAGCGAAGGGAACCACCGGATCGTGTTCTGCCTCCGCGGCGTCAAGACCCACCTCGGCGATCCGCACCGGAACCTGGTCGACTTCGCCCACGTCCCGGTGGTCCGCCGCCAGACTCGCCTGCCGGTCTGCATCGACCCCTCGCACAGCGTGGGGCGGCGGGACCGGGCGCCGGACGGGCTACCGGACATCTTCCATGCGGTCGGCCAGGGCGTGATCGCGGGGGCGTCGATGGTGCTCATCGATTTCCATCCGCGGCCGGAGGCGGCACTCTGCGACGGCGCGCAGGCGCTCACCCTCGACGAGCTTCCCCGGCTGCTCGATTACGCGCGCCGCGTGCGGGCCCTGTACGAGTCGCTGACAGCCTCCACCTGAGATCGGCATCCCGCCGTCACGCGCCGAGCTCCTGCTCGAGCACCCG contains:
- a CDS encoding 3-deoxy-7-phosphoheptulonate synthase, translated to MVITLEPNAPESAAAAVEALALRFPGVEPRRHVFRGSRDTVVEIHLIGSTREVPAEPFEAMPGVRRVVRVSTKYRVIGRHGDGDPEGFEYNGVRIGPDRLQVFAGLCAVDTPEHVEAMMAALEANGVVTTRMGAYKPRTSPYDFQGLGAACLPWVFEAAGRHGVRVIAMEVTRARHIEEIREALERTGHPTGVMLQIGTRNAQNFELLKAVGQAQEFPVLFKRGMGITLEESLNACEYIASEGNHRIVFCLRGVKTHLGDPHRNLVDFAHVPVVRRQTRLPVCIDPSHSVGRRDRAPDGLPDIFHAVGQGVIAGASMVLIDFHPRPEAALCDGAQALTLDELPRLLDYARRVRALYESLTAST